Proteins found in one Brevibacillus brevis genomic segment:
- a CDS encoding VanZ family protein — MRRYRKVWDYLLLIAILLGLFISSSQPYAKQDMRGTIDKLVDEQSLQNRIGDISIPYGGKDVSLEEKGAAGFIEFLIRKGTHFTVFALLAFSWYRVFSNHLSFGQALPWSAFCSVMTAALDEWHQTFTPDRTGMVQDVLLDASGSVTMLLIIALNYLYSRRAYRYKM, encoded by the coding sequence GTGCGTCGATATCGGAAAGTATGGGATTACTTGCTTTTGATTGCCATTCTGCTTGGGTTGTTTATTTCCTCTTCACAGCCATACGCCAAACAAGACATGCGAGGGACGATAGACAAGCTAGTGGACGAACAGAGCTTGCAGAACCGTATAGGCGACATATCCATTCCTTACGGAGGCAAAGATGTGAGCCTGGAAGAAAAGGGAGCCGCTGGTTTTATAGAGTTCTTGATACGGAAAGGGACACATTTTACTGTTTTTGCCCTCTTGGCTTTTAGCTGGTATCGCGTGTTTTCGAATCATCTCTCGTTTGGGCAAGCACTGCCCTGGAGCGCTTTTTGCAGTGTGATGACGGCTGCTTTGGATGAATGGCACCAGACGTTTACACCGGATCGAACCGGAATGGTGCAGGATGTATTGCTCGATGCATCTGGATCTGTCACGATGTTGTTGATAATTGCTCTCAATTACCTGTATTCACGAAGAGCATATCGTTATAAAATGTAG